GGTTGCGCCCCTCGCAAAACCCGCTGGTAGAGACCGTGATCGTATCTGAAGGCGCCGATGTGGCGGACATGTGGATCGCGGATCGTTGCGGTACAGGCGATGTGGTGGTTACCGGAGACATCCCGCTGGCCGCCAAATGTATAGAGGCTGGCGCCCGAGTGCTGCGGCACAATGGGGAGCGGTTCACGCAAGCCAACATCGGCCAGCAACTGGCGATGCGCGATCTGATGGCAGACCTGCGCGCCGCCAATCCATTGGGTGCGGGCGGCAGCGGCAAGGGCTTTACCAAGGCGGACCG
The nucleotide sequence above comes from Phaeobacter inhibens DSM 16374. Encoded proteins:
- a CDS encoding YaiI/YqxD family protein, which produces MALYIDADACPVKAEAERVATRHKVTMYVVSNGGLRPSQNPLVETVIVSEGADVADMWIADRCGTGDVVVTGDIPLAAKCIEAGARVLRHNGERFTQANIGQQLAMRDLMADLRAANPLGAGGSGKGFTKADRSRFLDALEREIRAAAAN